In a single window of the Bradyrhizobium sp. ORS 285 genome:
- a CDS encoding M20 aminoacylase family protein has protein sequence MPIVNRVADLQPDIQAWRRDIHSHPELLYEVHRTAAFVADRLREFGCDEVVTGLGKTGVVGVIKGRKPGNGDVKVLGLRADMDALPIEEITGLPYASKTPGMMHACGHDGHTAMLLGAARYLAETRNFAGEVAVIFQPAEEGGGGADAMIKDGLIDRFKIDQVYGMHNGPGLPVGAFAIRQGPLMASTDSVDITIEGHGGHAAKPHNCIDSLMVGAQLVTALQQVVARNVDPLEAAVLSICEFHAGNARNVIPQSAVLRGTVRTLTPKVRELMEKRVREVVSGVAQMTGAKIDLAYTRGYPVVVNHAEQTEIAIRAAKEVAGDANVHEMPPMMGGEDFAYMLEARPGAFIFVGNGDSAGLHHPAYNFNDEAIVYGTSFFIKVVENTLAA, from the coding sequence ATGCCCATCGTCAACCGCGTCGCCGATCTGCAGCCCGATATCCAGGCCTGGAGGCGTGACATCCATTCGCACCCCGAGCTGCTCTACGAGGTGCACCGGACCGCGGCCTTCGTCGCCGATCGCCTGCGCGAGTTCGGCTGCGACGAGGTGGTGACGGGTCTCGGCAAGACCGGCGTGGTCGGCGTCATCAAGGGCCGCAAGCCTGGCAATGGCGACGTGAAGGTGCTCGGCCTGCGCGCCGACATGGATGCGCTGCCGATCGAGGAGATCACCGGCCTGCCTTATGCCTCCAAGACCCCGGGCATGATGCATGCCTGCGGCCATGACGGCCACACCGCGATGCTGCTGGGCGCCGCGCGCTATCTCGCCGAGACCCGCAACTTCGCCGGCGAGGTCGCCGTGATCTTCCAGCCGGCCGAGGAGGGCGGCGGCGGCGCCGACGCGATGATCAAGGACGGCCTGATCGACCGCTTCAAGATCGACCAGGTGTACGGCATGCACAACGGCCCGGGCCTGCCGGTCGGCGCCTTCGCGATCCGCCAGGGGCCGCTGATGGCCTCGACCGACTCGGTCGACATCACGATCGAGGGCCATGGTGGCCATGCCGCCAAGCCGCACAACTGCATCGACTCGCTGATGGTCGGCGCCCAGCTCGTCACGGCCTTGCAGCAGGTCGTGGCGCGCAACGTCGATCCGCTGGAGGCGGCGGTGCTGTCGATCTGCGAGTTCCACGCCGGCAATGCCCGCAACGTGATCCCGCAGAGCGCGGTGCTGCGCGGCACCGTGCGCACGCTGACGCCGAAGGTCCGCGAGCTGATGGAGAAGCGCGTGCGCGAGGTCGTGTCCGGCGTCGCCCAGATGACCGGCGCCAAGATCGACCTGGCCTACACCCGCGGCTATCCCGTCGTGGTCAATCACGCCGAGCAGACCGAGATCGCGATCCGTGCCGCCAAGGAGGTCGCGGGCGACGCCAACGTCCACGAGATGCCGCCGATGATGGGCGGCGAGGACTTTGCCTACATGCTCGAAGCCCGTCCCGGCGCCTTCATCTTCGTTGGCAATGGCGACTCGGCCGGCCTGCATCACCCCGCCTACAACTTCAACGACGAGGCGATCGTCTACGGCACCTCGTTCTTCATCAAGGTGGTGGAGAACACGCTGGCGGCGTGA
- a CDS encoding GMC family oxidoreductase codes for MGRQLEGEYDYIVVGAGTAGCILANRLSADPKNRVLILEAGGRDNWIWFHIPVGYLFAIGNPRSDWMFRTEAEPGLNGRSLAYPRGKVIGGCSAINAMISMRGQAADYDHWRQLGLSGWSYSDVLPVFRRLEDHFLGESEHHGVGGGWRIEAPRLSWAVLDAVGDAAEQMGIRRIPDFNTGNNEGISYFHVNQKRGRRWSSARGFLKPALNRQNLRLETNVHVDRLIVENGRAVGVRFQQDGETIEARTKGEVILSAGSIGSVQVLQRSGIGPAEWLGELGIDVTIDKPGVGRNLQDHLQQRAIYKVSGVKTLNETYYSLVKRGLMGLDYAVRRRGPLTMAPSQLGIFTRSDPRRDRANIQFHVQPLSLDKFGDPLHRFPAITVSACNLRPTSRGTVRIRSAKIDEAPSIAPNYLATEDDRQVAADAIRVTRRLMKQSALAAYRPEEYLPGPAVGDDDAALAKAAGDIGTTIFHPVGTAKMGTADDRMAVVDERLRFRGLAGLRIADASIMPTITSGNTNTPTAMIAEKAASMILEDGR; via the coding sequence ATGGGACGCCAGCTCGAGGGGGAATACGACTACATCGTGGTGGGCGCCGGCACCGCCGGCTGCATCCTCGCCAACCGGCTGTCGGCCGATCCGAAGAACCGCGTGCTGATTCTCGAGGCCGGCGGCCGCGACAATTGGATCTGGTTCCATATTCCGGTCGGCTACCTCTTCGCGATCGGCAATCCCCGCTCCGACTGGATGTTTCGCACCGAGGCCGAGCCGGGCCTCAACGGCCGTTCGCTGGCCTATCCCCGCGGCAAGGTGATCGGCGGCTGCTCGGCGATCAACGCCATGATCTCGATGCGTGGCCAGGCGGCCGACTACGACCATTGGCGCCAGCTTGGCCTCTCCGGCTGGTCCTATTCCGACGTGCTACCGGTGTTCCGGCGGCTGGAGGACCATTTTCTCGGCGAGAGCGAGCACCATGGCGTGGGCGGCGGCTGGCGGATCGAGGCGCCGCGGCTGTCCTGGGCCGTGCTGGATGCCGTCGGCGACGCCGCCGAGCAGATGGGCATCCGCCGCATCCCGGATTTCAATACCGGCAACAATGAGGGCATCAGCTATTTCCACGTCAACCAGAAGCGCGGCCGGCGCTGGTCGTCGGCGCGCGGCTTCCTCAAGCCGGCGCTGAACCGGCAAAACCTCCGGCTGGAGACCAACGTCCATGTCGATCGGCTGATCGTCGAGAACGGCCGCGCGGTCGGCGTCCGCTTCCAGCAGGACGGCGAGACCATCGAGGCGCGGACCAAGGGCGAGGTGATCCTCAGCGCCGGCTCGATCGGCTCAGTGCAGGTGCTGCAGCGCTCGGGCATCGGCCCGGCCGAGTGGCTCGGCGAGCTCGGCATCGATGTCACCATCGACAAGCCGGGCGTGGGACGCAATCTGCAGGATCATCTGCAACAGCGCGCGATCTACAAGGTTTCAGGCGTGAAGACGCTGAACGAGACCTACTACTCGCTGGTCAAGCGCGGCCTGATGGGTCTCGACTACGCGGTCCGCCGCCGCGGACCGCTGACCATGGCGCCGTCGCAGCTCGGCATCTTCACGCGCTCGGATCCAAGGCGCGATCGCGCCAACATCCAGTTTCACGTGCAGCCGCTGTCGCTCGACAAGTTCGGCGATCCGCTGCATCGCTTCCCCGCGATTACGGTGAGCGCCTGCAACCTGCGCCCGACCTCGCGCGGCACGGTGCGGATTCGCTCAGCGAAGATCGACGAGGCGCCGTCGATCGCGCCGAACTATCTGGCGACCGAGGACGACCGCCAGGTAGCCGCCGACGCCATCCGCGTCACGCGGCGGCTGATGAAGCAAAGTGCGTTGGCAGCCTACAGGCCGGAGGAATATCTCCCCGGCCCTGCGGTCGGCGACGATGACGCGGCGCTGGCCAAGGCGGCCGGCGACATCGGCACCACGATCTTCCACCCGGTCGGCACGGCGAAGATGGGCACGGCTGATGATCGGATGGCGGTGGTCGACGAACGGCTGCGCTTCCGCGGCCTCGCGGGCCTGCGCATCGCCGACGCCTCGATCATGCCGACGATCACCTCGGGCAATACCAACACGCCGACGGCAATGATCGCGGAAAAGGCGGCGTCGATGATCCTGGAGGATGGACGGTGA
- a CDS encoding acyltransferase codes for MHERVNPTPPRTEAAGGRVAALDRARTFITLSVVLYHSAINYTYFGQGGDRMHWLGFDLVALFNDSYFMSCMFFISGLFVPASLERRGASGYLGRRALRLGVPYIVSIFVIMPIAYYRYYVAEDQFTTVWWRMISEGPWPSGSAWFLGVLLIFDFVAALAWAFAPQLIDVLGRWAGNLLRAPLTGFLVFLVIANAAYLPPHLGFGDGLWFMPGHFPLPLQASRALLYPAFFIAGIAIGAAGLRSGPFAQESALVQPWAIWFGLSYGCYGMILLLAYAHHNWIADFESPPLWWRAAYGSAVASFCASMAFGVPTFFLRWARAPLALMDRMQPSAYGIYLLHFLPLLWLQYLVFDPAWPAAVKFAIVLVGTLAVSWGAAALLRRVPLVARII; via the coding sequence ATGCATGAGCGCGTAAATCCAACTCCGCCGCGAACCGAGGCGGCCGGCGGCCGGGTCGCGGCGCTCGACCGCGCCCGCACCTTCATCACGCTCTCGGTCGTGCTTTATCATTCCGCGATCAACTACACCTATTTCGGCCAGGGCGGCGACCGCATGCACTGGCTCGGCTTCGACCTCGTCGCGCTGTTCAACGACAGCTACTTCATGTCCTGCATGTTCTTCATTTCCGGCCTGTTCGTGCCGGCGAGCCTGGAGCGCAGGGGCGCGTCCGGCTATCTCGGCCGCCGCGCGTTGCGACTCGGAGTGCCCTACATCGTCTCGATCTTCGTGATCATGCCGATCGCCTACTATCGCTACTACGTGGCGGAGGACCAGTTCACGACGGTGTGGTGGCGGATGATCAGCGAAGGTCCGTGGCCATCGGGCTCGGCCTGGTTTCTCGGCGTGCTCTTGATCTTCGATTTCGTAGCCGCGCTCGCCTGGGCGTTCGCGCCACAGCTGATCGATGTGCTCGGACGTTGGGCCGGCAATTTGCTGCGTGCTCCGCTCACAGGCTTTCTCGTCTTCCTCGTCATCGCCAACGCGGCCTATCTGCCGCCGCATCTCGGCTTCGGCGACGGGCTGTGGTTCATGCCCGGGCACTTCCCGCTGCCACTGCAGGCGAGCCGCGCGCTGCTCTATCCGGCGTTCTTCATCGCCGGCATCGCGATCGGCGCAGCGGGCTTGCGCAGTGGACCATTCGCGCAGGAGAGCGCGCTGGTGCAGCCCTGGGCGATCTGGTTCGGTCTGTCCTATGGCTGCTACGGCATGATCCTGTTGCTCGCCTACGCGCATCACAACTGGATCGCCGATTTCGAGTCCCCGCCGCTGTGGTGGCGCGCGGCCTATGGCAGCGCCGTCGCGAGCTTCTGCGCCTCGATGGCATTCGGCGTGCCGACCTTCTTCCTGCGCTGGGCGCGTGCGCCGCTGGCGCTGATGGACCGCATGCAACCGTCGGCCTACGGCATCTATCTGCTGCACTTCCTGCCGCTGCTCTGGCTGCAATATCTGGTGTTCGATCCGGCATGGCCAGCCGCGGTGAAATTCGCGATCGTGCTGGTGGGGACGCTGGCGGTGAGCTGGGGAGCGGCGGCACTGCTGCGGCGAGTGCCGCTGGTGGCGCGGATCATCTAG
- a CDS encoding metallophosphoesterase yields MSFDNHDDGGHSRRKVLECMTWAGTGVLWTLTGGVPRSLGLVDAARAAEQKVSGLTFLQISDSHVGFDKPANPNAIGTLEEAVNRIKAMPVKPAFMIHTGDISHLSKAAEFDDADRIISQTRLDVHYVPGEHDFLDEDVKLYKERYGKGTRGAGWYSFDAGGVHFIGLVNVVDLKAGGLGNLCAEQLAWLEQDLKGRSKSTPVVVFAHIPLWTVYPQWGWGTEDGGRALDMLKGFGSVTVLNGHIHQVMQKVEGNVTFHTARSTAFPQPAPGTAPSPGPMKVEDARLRSLLGIASIDFKLGNERLAIIDTPLAG; encoded by the coding sequence ATGAGCTTCGACAATCATGATGACGGCGGTCACAGCCGCCGCAAGGTTCTGGAATGCATGACGTGGGCCGGCACCGGCGTGCTCTGGACGCTGACCGGCGGCGTGCCGCGCTCGCTCGGCCTCGTCGACGCCGCGCGCGCGGCCGAGCAGAAGGTCTCCGGCCTCACCTTCCTGCAGATCAGCGACAGCCATGTCGGCTTCGACAAGCCGGCCAATCCCAATGCGATCGGCACGCTGGAGGAAGCCGTCAACCGGATCAAGGCGATGCCGGTGAAGCCGGCCTTCATGATCCATACCGGCGACATCTCGCACCTGTCGAAGGCGGCCGAGTTCGACGATGCCGACCGCATCATCTCGCAGACGCGGCTCGACGTCCACTACGTACCCGGCGAGCATGATTTCCTCGACGAGGACGTCAAGCTCTATAAGGAGCGCTACGGCAAGGGGACGCGAGGCGCCGGCTGGTATTCGTTCGACGCAGGCGGCGTGCACTTCATCGGCCTCGTCAACGTCGTCGATCTCAAGGCCGGCGGCCTCGGCAATCTCTGCGCCGAGCAGCTCGCCTGGCTTGAGCAGGATCTCAAGGGCCGCTCCAAATCGACGCCGGTCGTCGTGTTCGCGCATATCCCGCTGTGGACGGTGTATCCGCAATGGGGCTGGGGCACCGAGGACGGTGGGCGCGCGCTCGACATGCTCAAGGGCTTCGGCTCGGTCACGGTGCTGAACGGCCACATCCATCAGGTGATGCAGAAGGTCGAGGGCAACGTCACCTTCCACACCGCGCGCTCGACCGCGTTCCCACAGCCGGCGCCGGGCACCGCGCCCTCGCCCGGCCCGATGAAGGTCGAGGATGCCAGGCTGCGCAGCCTGCTCGGCATCGCCAGCATCGACTTCAAGCTCGGCAACGAGCGCCTCGCCATCATCGACACGCCGCTGGCGGGCTGA
- a CDS encoding cupredoxin family copper-binding protein, which produces MTLSALLRRSARLALGAAVLGLAPLHAETIKVTIDNFTFAPAQVTVKVGDTVTWTNHDDIPHTVVSAGKYRSKTLDTDDSFSFTFTSSGDYKYFCSLHPHMTGMVKVE; this is translated from the coding sequence ATGACCCTGTCAGCATTGTTGCGGCGAAGCGCTCGCCTCGCCCTCGGCGCCGCCGTGCTCGGCCTCGCGCCGCTGCACGCCGAGACCATCAAGGTGACGATCGACAACTTCACCTTCGCACCGGCGCAAGTCACGGTGAAGGTCGGCGACACCGTGACCTGGACCAATCACGACGACATTCCACATACGGTGGTGTCGGCCGGCAAATACAGGTCGAAGACGCTCGACACGGACGACAGCTTCTCATTCACCTTCACGTCCAGCGGCGACTACAAATACTTCTGTTCGCTGCATCCGCACATGACAGGGATGGTCAAGGTTGAGTAG
- a CDS encoding sigma-70 family RNA polymerase sigma factor encodes MSTSPDDPEQARRFREAALPYLDDVYTLARYLLRNPADAEDAVQECYLRALKHFHTYRGPAMKPWLFAILRNVCHAEFARRAVASVKTLDDALEAAEQAPIWQENAETPEGAVLRERDASAIQQMIATLAEPFRETFVLREINNLSYREIAEAAGVPVGTVMSRLARARAMLRAAWLAQEEPR; translated from the coding sequence GTGAGCACATCGCCTGATGATCCTGAGCAGGCGCGACGCTTCCGCGAGGCGGCGCTGCCCTATCTCGACGACGTCTACACGCTGGCACGCTATCTGCTGCGCAACCCGGCCGACGCCGAGGACGCCGTGCAGGAATGTTATCTGCGGGCGCTGAAGCACTTCCACACCTATCGCGGCCCCGCGATGAAGCCGTGGCTGTTCGCGATCCTGCGCAATGTCTGCCATGCCGAGTTTGCGAGGCGCGCCGTCGCGTCGGTCAAGACGCTCGACGATGCGCTAGAGGCTGCCGAACAGGCGCCGATCTGGCAGGAGAACGCCGAGACGCCGGAAGGCGCCGTGCTGCGCGAGCGCGACGCGTCTGCCATCCAGCAGATGATCGCCACGTTGGCCGAGCCGTTTCGCGAGACCTTCGTGCTGCGCGAGATCAACAATTTGTCCTATCGCGAGATTGCGGAGGCCGCCGGCGTGCCGGTCGGTACCGTGATGTCCCGCCTCGCCCGCGCCCGCGCCATGCTGCGCGCCGCCTGGCTCGCGCAGGAGGAGCCACGATGA